The following coding sequences are from one Lysinibacillus sp. FSL W8-0992 window:
- a CDS encoding metal ABC transporter permease: MIEFWVIFTGLLVGITCGIAGVFLILRKMSMIADAISHTVLFGIVMAFIVTQTLNGFWMLIGAAIAGILTAYLVQLLHSSGIQEDAAIGVVFTSLFAAGVLLITLFASNVHLDVEHVLMGEIAFVPWDKWTLLSITMPKAVWMLLLVLLINIGFLVLFFKEMKLATFDAVYAASIGVPIIFLHYGFMTSISFTTVAAFDSVGAILVVAMLIGPAATANLISKSIKQMFLYSMLFGGAAAIIGYYLAKFWDTSIAGMMATAVGILFVVTLLAQKIVDRKRKSLVGKLEGL, from the coding sequence GTGATTGAGTTTTGGGTCATTTTTACAGGTCTTCTAGTAGGGATAACATGTGGTATAGCAGGAGTTTTTCTAATATTACGTAAAATGTCGATGATAGCAGATGCCATTAGCCATACTGTGCTGTTCGGAATTGTTATGGCTTTTATTGTTACGCAAACATTAAATGGCTTTTGGATGCTAATAGGAGCGGCAATTGCAGGGATATTAACTGCTTATTTAGTACAGTTACTGCATTCATCGGGTATACAGGAAGATGCTGCCATTGGTGTTGTCTTTACGTCTTTATTTGCTGCAGGCGTCTTGCTTATTACATTGTTTGCTAGCAATGTTCATTTAGACGTTGAGCATGTATTAATGGGTGAAATTGCCTTTGTCCCTTGGGATAAATGGACATTATTATCGATTACAATGCCAAAAGCAGTCTGGATGTTGTTGCTCGTTTTATTAATAAACATTGGGTTCCTTGTTTTATTCTTTAAGGAAATGAAGCTAGCAACCTTTGATGCAGTGTATGCGGCGTCTATAGGCGTTCCAATTATTTTTCTGCATTATGGCTTTATGACTTCAATTTCCTTCACAACTGTAGCAGCATTTGATAGTGTAGGGGCAATTTTAGTAGTTGCCATGTTAATTGGTCCTGCCGCAACAGCCAATTTAATTAGTAAATCGATTAAACAAATGTTTCTATACAGTATGTTATTTGGCGGGGCAGCAGCGATTATTGGCTATTATTTGGCGAAATTTTGGGACACGTCCATTGCAGGTATGATGGCCACAGCAGTCGGCATATTATTTGTCGTCACGTTATTAGCTCAAAAAATCGTCGATAGGAAAAGAAAATCCCTTGTAGGTAAATTAGAGGGTTTATAA
- a CDS encoding VOC family protein, whose translation MIKGLYEAHLPVSNLQKSITFYKKLGLELAYVKNQLAFFWIVKGESWIGLWESKEAKLDYHPSIRHIAFRIDEEDLARVKEWLQSIDIEIKTAFGFTPAQQPLVLPNNPHAHAAIYFADPDGNSIELIAPLRLDVEEDFPMMSLNDWYNNEGI comes from the coding sequence ATGATAAAAGGGTTATATGAAGCACATTTACCAGTAAGTAATTTACAAAAGTCAATCACTTTTTATAAGAAACTAGGGCTTGAGTTAGCTTATGTGAAAAATCAATTAGCTTTTTTCTGGATTGTCAAAGGGGAAAGTTGGATTGGGCTTTGGGAAAGTAAGGAAGCAAAATTAGATTATCATCCTTCTATTCGGCATATTGCTTTCAGAATTGATGAAGAAGATTTAGCACGAGTGAAAGAGTGGCTGCAATCCATTGACATTGAAATAAAAACAGCATTTGGTTTTACGCCAGCACAACAACCGCTTGTTTTACCAAATAATCCACATGCACATGCCGCAATCTATTTTGCTGATCCAGACGGGAATTCCATTGAGCTAATTGCACCATTGAGACTGGATGTTGAGGAAGATTTTCCAATGATGTCGTTAAATGATTGGTACAATAATGAGGGGATATAG
- a CDS encoding MFS transporter, whose translation MWKNHNVWIILLGEFVVGLGLWAGIIGNLAFMQEVVPSDFHKSLIISIGILAGLVVAPLAGRLIDQSRKKTVIQFASVGRIISVFFMFIALYTNSVIWMILFLITLQIAAAFYMPALQSIIPMVVKDKDLISLNAWQMNARTISRIVGTAAAGLMLSYFELKWLYIISLIVYILMYFITNGLKLDETINLSVQDKEKGGFKEVLPMLKEHPVVLMTLVLMLIPTLFLGSFNLVIMKISEIHQSTTISGLLYTVEGIGFMLGAAGLKYIVERVNIGTLLFGLAFIIGLMELMLLLADNTFFALLTFGLFGFSVGCFFPTTMVIFQKQVPKEYYGRFFSFRNMIDSVVFQIVLLSTGMMLDLIGLNGMGLVFGIISLSLTVSFLFFSKKKNVIMHAQ comes from the coding sequence ATGTGGAAAAATCACAACGTATGGATTATTTTATTAGGTGAGTTTGTAGTAGGTCTTGGCCTATGGGCTGGGATTATTGGAAATCTAGCATTTATGCAAGAGGTAGTTCCGTCTGATTTTCATAAATCATTAATTATTTCAATTGGAATTTTAGCTGGTCTTGTTGTAGCGCCGCTTGCAGGACGACTAATTGACCAATCAAGGAAAAAAACGGTCATTCAGTTTGCTAGTGTGGGTCGCATTATTAGCGTATTTTTTATGTTTATCGCACTTTATACAAATTCGGTCATTTGGATGATTCTCTTTTTAATTACATTGCAAATTGCGGCAGCATTTTATATGCCTGCTTTACAATCAATTATTCCAATGGTTGTTAAGGATAAAGATTTAATCTCATTGAATGCATGGCAAATGAATGCTCGAACGATTTCACGAATTGTTGGAACAGCGGCAGCGGGTTTAATGTTAAGTTATTTTGAGTTGAAATGGTTATACATTATTTCGCTTATTGTATACATACTAATGTATTTTATAACAAACGGATTAAAGCTAGATGAAACAATTAATCTGTCCGTTCAAGATAAAGAAAAAGGTGGATTTAAGGAAGTTTTACCTATGCTAAAAGAGCATCCAGTCGTTTTAATGACACTTGTTCTAATGTTAATCCCTACATTATTTTTAGGCTCTTTTAATTTAGTCATTATGAAAATATCAGAAATTCACCAGTCCACAACTATTTCTGGTTTATTGTATACGGTTGAAGGTATCGGCTTTATGTTAGGAGCAGCAGGGCTCAAATATATTGTTGAGCGAGTGAATATAGGTACATTATTATTTGGACTTGCGTTTATCATTGGTTTAATGGAGCTTATGTTACTGCTTGCAGATAATACTTTCTTCGCGTTACTGACATTTGGACTATTTGGTTTTTCTGTAGGTTGTTTTTTCCCAACGACAATGGTAATCTTTCAAAAGCAAGTGCCGAAAGAGTATTATGGCCGTTTCTTTTCCTTCCGCAATATGATTGACTCTGTCGTCTTCCAAATCGTTCTACTATCAACAGGAATGATGCTTGATTTAATCGGCTTAAATGGAATGGGTCTAGTATTTGGTATCATTAGTCTAAGCTTAACCGTGTCTTTTCTATTTTTTTCAAAGAAAAAGAATGTAATTATGCATGCACAATAA
- a CDS encoding DMT family transporter encodes MNNIKFIALLLLTTFLMGSSFAIVKLGLPYSSPLLLAALRFIVAGVLMAVIVLLLKRPHPTTKANWLKILLIGTFQTAGVMGCIFLSLRTITASESSILTFTNPLLVVVLATIFTKAHYRLYQWGGVILGLIGVMITMGAQIEWKIGLVFGFLSAVFWAIATLLAKKWGVLFDTWVLSAYQMLFGGLLLLLGSIVLEQPHFIVNGHSLVILLWLSIFSSIIQFAGWYYLLQNSDPGKTSAYLFLAPFFGVLTGWILLDEPLHSSLLIGGLFILSGIYLVNRNFTSARTGNY; translated from the coding sequence ATGAATAATATTAAATTTATCGCTTTATTACTACTTACAACTTTTTTAATGGGCTCTTCGTTTGCCATTGTAAAATTGGGTTTACCTTACTCATCTCCATTATTATTAGCGGCATTGCGTTTTATCGTAGCTGGTGTATTAATGGCTGTAATTGTTCTTCTTTTAAAAAGACCTCACCCAACGACAAAAGCCAATTGGTTGAAAATTCTTTTGATTGGTACGTTTCAAACTGCTGGCGTGATGGGGTGTATATTTTTAAGCTTGCGAACGATTACAGCTAGTGAATCTTCTATTCTAACATTTACGAACCCACTGTTAGTCGTTGTATTGGCAACTATTTTTACAAAAGCACATTACCGTTTGTATCAGTGGGGCGGTGTTATTCTCGGTTTAATCGGTGTCATGATTACAATGGGTGCACAAATCGAGTGGAAAATTGGTCTAGTTTTCGGGTTTCTTTCTGCTGTTTTTTGGGCCATCGCCACGTTATTAGCAAAAAAATGGGGTGTACTGTTTGATACATGGGTTCTATCAGCATATCAGATGCTCTTTGGGGGATTACTGCTCTTACTAGGTAGTATTGTACTGGAGCAGCCACATTTTATCGTTAATGGCCATTCATTGGTTATTTTACTATGGTTAAGCATTTTTTCTTCAATCATTCAATTTGCTGGCTGGTACTATCTTTTACAAAATAGTGATCCAGGGAAAACGAGTGCTTACTTATTCTTAGCCCCTTTCTTTGGAGTATTAACAGGCTGGATATTATTAGATGAACCATTGCACTCGTCGCTTTTGATAGGGGGGCTATTTATTTTAAGTGGTATTTATTTAGTCAATCGAAATTTTACTTCTGCAAGAACAGGCAACTATTAA
- a CDS encoding ArsR/SmtB family transcription factor — translation MSINPNMAEVASLLGETSRATMLASLMDGRYHTASELAYMANIKPQTASFHLAKLVEGNLIKVEKQGRHRYFQLANEDIAQFLETFLAISPPPEVRSLKQSSQIQLLQDARTCYDHLAGKLGVHLTDSMVNSGYLQKEQNEYVVTPDGVAFFTQFGIDLEKLKRKRRSFCHACLDWSERRHHLAGALGHGLLTHFLDLEWITRVPTIRAIKVTEKGRKGFKQVFHMDVK, via the coding sequence ATGAGTATTAACCCAAATATGGCTGAAGTCGCTTCTTTGCTTGGAGAGACATCAAGAGCAACAATGCTAGCTAGTTTAATGGACGGACGATATCATACAGCTAGTGAATTGGCATATATGGCTAATATTAAACCTCAAACAGCTAGCTTTCACCTAGCTAAGCTAGTAGAAGGTAACCTAATAAAAGTCGAAAAGCAGGGACGTCATCGCTATTTTCAGCTAGCAAATGAAGATATTGCACAGTTTTTAGAAACTTTTCTAGCGATTTCACCCCCACCTGAAGTGCGTTCATTAAAGCAATCAAGCCAAATACAATTACTGCAAGATGCTCGAACTTGCTATGACCATTTAGCCGGTAAATTAGGTGTTCACTTAACTGATTCAATGGTCAACTCGGGTTATTTGCAAAAAGAACAAAATGAATATGTTGTTACACCAGATGGCGTAGCTTTTTTTACACAGTTCGGTATAGATTTAGAAAAATTAAAAAGGAAGCGTCGCTCTTTTTGTCACGCATGTTTGGACTGGAGTGAACGTCGTCATCATTTAGCTGGAGCACTTGGCCACGGACTGCTGACACATTTTTTAGACTTAGAATGGATTACGCGTGTACCAACAATTCGTGCAATTAAAGTTACCGAAAAAGGACGAAAAGGCTTTAAACAAGTTTTTCATATGGATGTGAAATAG
- a CDS encoding antibiotic biosynthesis monooxygenase family protein, protein MDSYYAVIFTSQRTNDDNVGYAKMADTIEDLAKQQPGFLRVESTRNHEGHGITVSYWESLEAIRNWKVNAKHAVAQQLGKEKWYSHYHVEICQVMRTYSFQGE, encoded by the coding sequence ATGGATAGTTATTATGCAGTAATTTTCACATCACAGCGGACGAATGATGACAACGTTGGATATGCAAAAATGGCAGATACGATTGAGGATTTAGCAAAACAACAGCCTGGTTTTCTTCGTGTTGAGAGTACAAGAAATCATGAAGGGCATGGAATTACGGTATCGTACTGGGAATCGCTAGAAGCAATCCGAAATTGGAAAGTCAATGCTAAGCATGCTGTAGCGCAACAATTAGGAAAAGAAAAATGGTACAGTCATTATCATGTAGAAATATGCCAAGTTATGCGTACCTACTCTTTTCAAGGGGAATGA